In Acaryochloris marina S15, a single genomic region encodes these proteins:
- a CDS encoding CidA/LrgA family protein, producing the protein MITGFMVLLLYELLGEVMVLLLNLPTPGPVVGMFLLLLTLILLGKIPEDVENAATTLLSHLSLLFVPAGVGVMVHFQRIRSEGWAILAALLVSTVVTLMVSALTMQITSKVLTLRRRSDA; encoded by the coding sequence ATGATTACAGGCTTCATGGTGCTACTTCTCTACGAGCTTTTGGGAGAAGTGATGGTTCTGCTGCTTAATTTACCGACGCCAGGGCCGGTTGTGGGGATGTTCTTGCTGTTGCTGACGTTGATCCTGCTGGGCAAAATTCCAGAAGATGTGGAGAACGCAGCCACGACCTTATTGAGCCATTTGTCGTTACTATTTGTGCCTGCGGGGGTGGGAGTGATGGTTCACTTTCAGCGCATTCGCAGTGAAGGATGGGCCATTCTGGCAGCACTATTGGTGAGTACGGTGGTGACGTTAATGGTCTCGGCCTTGACGATGCAGATCACGAGTAAGGTGTTGACTCTGAGGAGACGCTCCGATGCCTAA
- the ilvA gene encoding threonine ammonia-lyase, biosynthetic — protein sequence MSHPDYLERILTARVYDVAQESPLELAPRLSDRLQNRILLKREDMQSVFSFKLRGAYNKMAQLPSDQLHQGVIAASAGNHAQGVALGARQLGTTALIVMPVTTPNVKVDAVKARGGQVVLYGDTYDDAYVHARQLSDEKGLTFIHPFDDPDVIAGQGTIGMEILRQYQKPIHAIFIAIGGGGLISGIAAYIKRLRPEIRIIGVEPVDAAAMHQSLQVGKRVRLSHVGLFADGVAVREVGKETFRLCQEYVDEVVLVNTDDTCAAIKDVFEDTRSILEPAGALALAGAKAYIEREQLQDQTLVALACGANMNFDRLRFVAERAELGERREAIFAVTIPEERGSFRKFCACLGNHNLTEFNYRIADRQEAHIFIGVQIQNRADAAQIAQALEAQGFKTLDLTDDELAKLHLRHMVGGRSPMAGNELLYRFEFPERPGALTKFLGCMSPDWNISLFHYRNNGADYGRIVVGTQVPPDEMNEWQSFLDTLGYPYSDESQNPAYQLFLG from the coding sequence GTGAGTCATCCAGATTATCTTGAACGCATCCTGACAGCGCGGGTCTACGATGTGGCACAGGAAAGTCCACTGGAATTGGCTCCCCGCCTTTCTGACCGCTTGCAGAACCGTATTCTCCTGAAACGAGAAGATATGCAGTCGGTATTTTCTTTTAAGTTGCGGGGGGCCTATAACAAAATGGCCCAACTCCCCTCCGATCAGCTTCACCAAGGGGTAATTGCTGCTTCTGCGGGCAACCATGCCCAGGGGGTAGCGTTAGGAGCACGACAATTAGGCACAACGGCTCTGATTGTGATGCCAGTAACCACGCCCAATGTCAAAGTTGACGCCGTGAAAGCACGGGGTGGCCAAGTGGTGCTCTATGGGGATACCTACGACGATGCCTATGTCCATGCCCGCCAGCTCTCAGACGAAAAGGGGCTAACGTTTATCCATCCCTTTGATGACCCGGATGTGATTGCGGGCCAAGGCACCATCGGCATGGAAATTTTGCGCCAATACCAAAAGCCGATCCATGCCATTTTTATTGCCATTGGTGGAGGGGGGTTAATTTCGGGGATTGCGGCCTATATCAAGCGGTTGCGTCCCGAGATTCGGATTATTGGGGTTGAACCGGTGGATGCGGCGGCTATGCATCAATCGTTACAGGTAGGTAAGCGAGTGCGCCTCTCCCATGTGGGGTTATTTGCCGATGGCGTGGCGGTCCGCGAAGTAGGCAAAGAAACGTTTCGTCTCTGCCAAGAGTATGTAGATGAGGTCGTCTTAGTAAATACAGACGATACCTGTGCTGCTATCAAGGATGTCTTTGAAGACACTCGCTCTATCCTGGAGCCGGCGGGAGCTTTAGCACTGGCAGGAGCAAAAGCCTATATTGAGCGGGAGCAACTCCAGGACCAAACCCTGGTGGCCTTAGCCTGCGGCGCTAATATGAACTTTGATCGGCTGCGATTTGTAGCAGAACGGGCCGAGTTAGGAGAACGGCGAGAAGCTATTTTTGCAGTCACAATTCCGGAGGAGCGGGGTAGCTTTCGCAAGTTTTGTGCCTGTCTAGGCAACCATAATTTGACAGAGTTCAATTACCGAATTGCCGATCGCCAGGAAGCCCATATTTTTATTGGTGTGCAAATTCAGAACCGAGCTGATGCGGCTCAGATCGCTCAAGCTTTGGAAGCACAAGGGTTTAAAACCTTGGACCTCACCGATGACGAATTAGCAAAGCTACACCTGCGACATATGGTGGGGGGCCGTTCGCCCATGGCTGGCAATGAACTGCTCTATCGATTTGAATTTCCGGAACGCCCTGGTGCCCTAACCAAGTTTTTAGGCTGCATGAGTCCTGATTGGAATATTAGCCTGTTTCACTATCGGAATAATGGTGCGGATTATGGGCGCATTGTGGTGGGAACCCAGGTGCCCCCTGATGAAATGAATGAATGGCAATCCTTCTTAGATACCTTGGGCTATCCCTATTCTGATGAAAGTCAAAACCCTGCCTACCAGCTTTTTCTGGGATAA
- a CDS encoding V4R domain-containing protein, translated as MVFTPAETAASMPVGNTGRSFKQSYPHKLNHYRFEDFFTFNHAKGTIDDWHESRNILASEDFIVALIEGLEQEVGSASTVVMYNIGQEWGKQDAVFFQNWFEAQFQQSLRKCRPSLALEAWWWPFTSQGWGNWEVDLDNQQNGFMFINIFDSAVARTLGDVGKPVCHIYAGLFAGFFSHLVNKELSCIETQCYAMGETYCKFLLGKKDRIDAATFWQNEGATARDIETKLHGGEYLS; from the coding sequence ATGGTTTTTACACCAGCTGAAACCGCTGCCAGTATGCCTGTAGGTAACACTGGTCGTTCATTCAAGCAATCGTACCCTCACAAGCTAAATCACTATCGCTTTGAGGATTTCTTTACCTTTAATCATGCAAAAGGCACAATCGACGATTGGCATGAATCTCGCAATATTCTGGCGAGTGAAGATTTTATTGTGGCCTTGATCGAAGGTTTAGAACAGGAAGTCGGTAGCGCTTCAACGGTTGTGATGTACAACATCGGCCAAGAGTGGGGCAAGCAAGATGCAGTCTTTTTCCAAAATTGGTTTGAAGCTCAGTTCCAACAATCTCTACGTAAATGCCGTCCCTCTCTTGCCTTAGAAGCTTGGTGGTGGCCCTTTACTAGCCAGGGCTGGGGGAATTGGGAAGTTGATCTAGACAATCAGCAAAACGGTTTCATGTTTATCAATATTTTCGATTCTGCCGTTGCCCGCACCCTGGGAGATGTCGGCAAGCCTGTCTGCCATATTTATGCAGGCTTATTCGCTGGCTTCTTCTCTCACCTGGTGAATAAAGAACTCAGCTGTATCGAAACCCAATGCTATGCCATGGGTGAAACCTACTGCAAATTCTTGCTGGGCAAAAAAGATCGTATTGATGCTGCCACATTTTGGCAAAACGAAGGCGCTACAGCCCGAGATATTGAAACCAAGCTTCATGGTGGGGAATACCTATCGTGA
- a CDS encoding V4R domain-containing protein, with protein sequence MIAVEELIGQNHIPGNFFAPEVYVQGDTELGLIENREGSRLIALPDTLLKSLYSSLEHEVGPAADLVLKQCGRWWGKNFYRRFASEVSDYYGKTLAEMEMVEFLQSFKECWKTYGWGLIDFDFSHHHQGFLVITTQNSAFAQARETGDKPSCFVEMGLLSTFFSQLTGRELDGVQTSCESMQADCNHFIFGLPERMKAAEDWVKEAQDHDTILARLCDSQAAG encoded by the coding sequence ATGATTGCTGTTGAAGAATTAATTGGTCAAAACCACATCCCCGGTAATTTCTTTGCACCAGAGGTCTATGTGCAAGGAGATACCGAACTAGGGCTGATCGAGAACCGAGAAGGATCTCGGCTCATTGCCCTGCCTGATACCCTACTCAAATCTTTATACAGTAGCTTAGAGCATGAGGTCGGTCCCGCTGCTGATTTAGTTCTGAAGCAATGTGGTCGTTGGTGGGGCAAGAATTTTTACCGCCGGTTTGCCTCAGAAGTCAGCGACTACTACGGCAAAACCCTGGCTGAGATGGAAATGGTGGAATTCTTACAGTCCTTCAAGGAATGTTGGAAAACCTACGGCTGGGGCCTAATCGATTTTGATTTTAGCCACCATCACCAAGGTTTTTTGGTGATCACCACCCAGAATTCTGCTTTCGCTCAAGCACGAGAAACAGGAGATAAACCCTCTTGCTTTGTAGAAATGGGGTTGCTCAGTACTTTTTTTAGCCAACTAACCGGGCGAGAGTTGGACGGAGTGCAAACATCCTGTGAGTCGATGCAAGCCGACTGCAATCATTTCATCTTTGGATTGCCTGAGCGCATGAAAGCCGCTGAAGATTGGGTCAAAGAAGCACAGGACCATGACACCATCCTGGCTCGGTTATGTGATAGCCAAGCTGCAGGGTAG
- a CDS encoding 2Fe-2S iron-sulfur cluster-binding protein: MAKIVRLDPIGQETSVPTNDNLLSALLKNELKVLHECGGRGMCATCHIFIKDGMEHLSPLSRREQRTLGAITTCKLNSRLACQSKVMGEGVVVELPTGMYLSDVSDIDSLIGRRTEENILHPIDGRVLVEAGKLITRSMISQLEETRSDVSTHLANSQLV, from the coding sequence ATGGCCAAAATAGTTAGGTTGGATCCGATTGGTCAAGAAACAAGCGTGCCGACCAACGATAACTTGCTGTCAGCATTGCTTAAGAACGAGTTGAAAGTCCTCCATGAATGTGGAGGACGGGGGATGTGTGCAACCTGCCATATTTTCATTAAAGACGGCATGGAGCATTTATCTCCCTTGAGTCGCCGCGAACAGCGAACATTGGGGGCAATCACCACCTGCAAACTGAATTCTCGCCTCGCTTGCCAAAGTAAGGTCATGGGAGAAGGGGTGGTTGTCGAACTCCCTACCGGTATGTATCTCAGTGATGTCAGTGACATCGATAGCCTGATCGGACGTCGAACGGAAGAAAATATCCTTCATCCTATTGATGGTCGTGTCTTAGTCGAAGCTGGAAAGCTGATTACCCGGTCCATGATCAGTCAGCTGGAAGAAACTCGTAGTGATGTATCCACTCACTTAGCCAATTCACAACTTGTATAA
- a CDS encoding allophycocyanin, with product MLSQLKRLNIEADGRYATEADLAFLKSYFQSVRDRISAYEKIRDDEDAIMDQADEVLTAADPQVFHKGSQDYSDTCRRDRRNTLRHAASAMLFNDLDWLRDDLLLWQRTIVHAVKDEQASTLTWQEMPGVLKDHLSEEEAELMMPALRLNQALLN from the coding sequence ATGCTGTCACAATTGAAGCGACTGAACATTGAAGCAGATGGCCGGTATGCCACCGAGGCAGATCTAGCCTTTCTGAAATCCTATTTTCAATCCGTGCGCGACCGCATTAGCGCCTATGAAAAGATTAGGGATGACGAAGACGCAATTATGGATCAAGCGGACGAGGTGTTAACGGCTGCGGATCCACAGGTTTTCCATAAAGGGTCTCAAGATTATTCCGACACTTGCCGACGCGATCGCAGAAATACATTGCGTCATGCCGCCTCGGCCATGCTGTTTAACGATTTGGATTGGCTGCGAGATGATCTCCTACTCTGGCAGAGAACCATTGTGCATGCCGTCAAGGATGAGCAGGCCTCTACCCTAACTTGGCAAGAGATGCCGGGGGTCTTAAAAGACCATTTATCGGAAGAAGAAGCAGAGTTAATGATGCCTGCGCTCCGCCTCAATCAGGCCTTATTGAATTAA
- a CDS encoding DUF302 domain-containing protein: MLPRLLLLMSCTCCLSLGAVPHLAMAESDSENSTEQADEQGLVQVESQHSVAATADRLVQVLKNKGMTVFTRIDHAAGAQSVGQSLPPTEVVVFGNPKVGTPLMQCSPTVAIDLPQKALIREDKTGKVWLSYNNPQYLAQRHQVEGCDAVLTKIEQALAKFAQAATQE; this comes from the coding sequence ATGTTGCCTAGACTGTTATTGCTGATGAGTTGTACCTGCTGTTTGTCTTTAGGAGCGGTTCCCCATCTAGCCATGGCGGAATCTGACTCTGAGAATTCGACTGAACAGGCTGACGAACAAGGGCTAGTTCAGGTCGAAAGCCAGCATTCAGTGGCCGCCACTGCCGATCGGCTGGTTCAGGTTTTAAAGAACAAAGGCATGACAGTCTTTACCCGGATTGATCATGCTGCGGGGGCTCAATCTGTAGGGCAATCCCTGCCACCTACGGAAGTAGTGGTGTTTGGTAATCCTAAGGTGGGCACGCCGCTGATGCAATGTAGTCCCACCGTGGCCATTGATTTACCCCAAAAGGCTCTGATTCGAGAAGATAAAACGGGCAAAGTCTGGCTGTCCTATAACAACCCCCAATATTTGGCACAGCGTCATCAGGTAGAGGGCTGTGATGCAGTGTTGACCAAAATTGAGCAAGCGCTGGCTAAGTTTGCCCAGGCGGCAACCCAGGAGTGA
- a CDS encoding TIGR04376 family protein: MNVFDDVSRFLEKQLEEFLRAHPHLELQVLADNIREQEVKTAKLLTDLQAEEKRQQDAILATANEIQRWHERVKKAERAGRQDLATAAKEREASLLSQGNQQWGQMEVTKTRLQQTQTLLEKIQIRQKEVKEKIKQMPRKPQPSPSSKQPPDPSKGWYKRVSLSDPDPLEEQFKNWERDAEFEELKRDMGR, translated from the coding sequence ATGAACGTGTTTGATGATGTAAGCCGCTTTCTTGAAAAACAGCTCGAAGAGTTTCTCCGAGCCCATCCACACCTGGAATTACAGGTTCTTGCCGACAATATCCGAGAACAAGAAGTCAAAACAGCTAAATTGCTGACTGACCTGCAAGCAGAAGAAAAACGCCAACAGGACGCTATTTTAGCCACTGCCAACGAGATTCAGCGCTGGCATGAGCGCGTTAAAAAAGCCGAGCGGGCTGGACGACAGGATCTTGCCACTGCCGCCAAAGAGCGAGAAGCCTCATTGCTCAGTCAAGGAAACCAGCAGTGGGGCCAAATGGAGGTGACCAAAACTCGTCTCCAGCAAACCCAGACGTTGCTAGAAAAAATTCAGATTCGCCAAAAAGAGGTGAAGGAAAAAATTAAGCAAATGCCTCGGAAGCCTCAACCCAGCCCATCGTCAAAACAACCGCCCGATCCCTCAAAAGGCTGGTATAAGCGGGTCTCCTTGAGCGATCCTGATCCCTTAGAAGAGCAATTTAAGAACTGGGAACGGGATGCCGAATTTGAAGAATTAAAGCGGGATATGGGACGCTAA
- a CDS encoding NAD(P)-dependent oxidoreductase, with protein sequence MSPFPLDRFDLNAQDIQDWYVNKTLNDPHRLAIQALQSQRICVMGGCGQVGSHLVTKLYEFGYPLDRLTINDDLRLGKRENLPAILRNQVDTRCHKDYALNPITQPDIVIFVGGRSSVPHFHTLEEVLDEVDSWKTILEWCVAENIRLIFASTSSLCKKRPSLEDQRVWPASLYETAKLMMEDMAIQQALCNNLVVQICRFFSIYGVTEQHKGNFGNLYTQILWHSLEQTPFELWGRQGQFSPGEQTRDTIFAAEVSRALLYLLTLPKPRPQINNISELVYNIGQGQPTAIRTMIGQIEALLPSDCQPIIVESEVPAEIQNYVVHTWGNPHKLLGTDFSPQFTEHPDNLKFITYALLSNMDWYWSIVEQLRERSLASVV encoded by the coding sequence ATGTCACCCTTTCCCCTCGACCGTTTTGATCTGAATGCTCAGGATATTCAAGACTGGTATGTCAACAAGACCCTTAATGATCCCCATCGACTAGCGATTCAGGCGCTACAGTCTCAACGCATTTGCGTCATGGGTGGCTGTGGGCAAGTGGGTTCCCATCTGGTGACCAAGCTCTATGAATTTGGCTATCCCTTGGATCGTTTGACCATCAACGATGACCTACGTCTGGGTAAACGGGAAAATTTACCGGCCATCCTCAGGAACCAAGTCGATACCCGCTGCCACAAAGACTATGCCCTAAACCCCATCACTCAGCCAGACATTGTCATCTTTGTGGGAGGACGGTCCAGTGTCCCTCACTTTCATACGTTGGAAGAGGTCTTGGATGAAGTTGATAGCTGGAAAACGATCCTGGAATGGTGTGTTGCAGAAAACATCCGCCTGATTTTTGCCTCGACGAGCAGTCTATGTAAAAAACGTCCGTCCCTGGAAGACCAAAGGGTGTGGCCGGCCTCTCTCTATGAAACCGCCAAGCTGATGATGGAAGATATGGCCATCCAGCAAGCCCTATGCAACAACCTAGTCGTTCAAATCTGTCGATTCTTCTCCATCTATGGGGTAACAGAGCAGCATAAGGGAAATTTTGGCAATCTGTATACGCAGATTTTGTGGCATAGCTTAGAGCAGACCCCCTTTGAACTTTGGGGGCGTCAAGGTCAGTTTTCCCCTGGTGAACAGACCCGAGATACTATTTTTGCTGCGGAAGTGTCCCGCGCCTTACTGTATTTACTGACACTGCCCAAGCCTCGTCCCCAGATCAATAACATTTCAGAATTGGTCTACAACATTGGCCAAGGGCAACCCACTGCTATCCGCACCATGATTGGCCAAATCGAGGCCTTGTTACCCTCGGACTGCCAGCCGATCATCGTTGAATCCGAGGTGCCGGCAGAGATTCAAAACTATGTTGTCCATACCTGGGGCAATCCTCACAAGCTCCTAGGGACCGATTTTAGCCCTCAATTTACTGAACATCCCGATAACCTCAAATTCATTACCTATGCGCTGTTAAGTAATATGGATTGGTATTGGTCCATTGTCGAGCAGTTACGGGAGCGGTCCTTAGCGAGCGTGGTCTAG
- a CDS encoding glycosyltransferase, which translates to MRIVFLIPDLKQGWFWETLEATLSRKPRLANWSLRRWLYVTEVYGGTMNIMRHCWVARQCGADAVLATMSGQNNYGDVFGVKRPLPFMAWKDRRPDDICLVPDYATQLIKDVDGVAIAYEQSPLQTKTDFDYRSDRVLLWTDSDLMQGVCAQTYPGKPAEIVPNIVDKELFPFIPQAQREQGLLFAFPRKGKDFILETQTLYQQQGGRFWRFELIDGISLQALTQQFRRPQAFLASANFEGCALPPQEAMAAGIVVVGKTARGANFCMEQGKTALTGETPEEVVKCLFQLEEETLRNTLAHNGYDYISQYFPEGKPAQFWQQKLEHFAAHLET; encoded by the coding sequence ATGCGTATCGTCTTTTTAATTCCAGATTTAAAGCAAGGGTGGTTCTGGGAAACCCTGGAAGCGACCCTATCGCGAAAGCCTAGGTTAGCCAATTGGTCCCTACGGCGATGGTTATATGTGACTGAAGTCTATGGCGGCACGATGAATATCATGCGGCATTGTTGGGTGGCCCGCCAATGTGGCGCTGATGCAGTTCTGGCGACCATGAGTGGCCAAAATAACTATGGGGATGTATTTGGGGTGAAGCGCCCATTGCCCTTTATGGCCTGGAAGGATCGACGGCCTGATGATATTTGCCTAGTGCCTGATTATGCTACCCAGTTGATAAAGGATGTAGACGGAGTTGCGATCGCATATGAACAATCTCCCCTCCAAACCAAAACCGATTTCGACTATCGCAGCGATCGCGTCCTACTCTGGACCGACTCAGATCTGATGCAGGGGGTTTGCGCCCAGACCTATCCCGGCAAACCGGCAGAAATCGTTCCCAACATTGTGGATAAAGAACTGTTTCCCTTTATCCCTCAAGCCCAGCGAGAACAGGGATTGTTGTTTGCCTTCCCCCGCAAAGGCAAAGACTTTATCCTAGAAACTCAGACCCTTTATCAACAGCAAGGTGGGCGTTTTTGGCGATTTGAACTGATTGATGGCATCTCCCTGCAGGCCCTAACTCAGCAGTTCCGACGTCCCCAAGCCTTCCTAGCCTCGGCTAATTTTGAGGGCTGTGCCTTACCACCTCAAGAGGCCATGGCGGCAGGAATTGTTGTGGTCGGTAAAACGGCACGGGGGGCCAACTTCTGTATGGAACAGGGCAAAACAGCCCTCACCGGAGAGACCCCAGAAGAAGTGGTGAAGTGCCTCTTCCAGCTGGAAGAGGAGACCTTAAGAAATACCCTGGCCCACAATGGCTATGACTATATCAGCCAATATTTCCCAGAAGGGAAACCCGCCCAATTCTGGCAGCAGAAGCTAGAACACTTTGCCGCTCATCTTGAAACCTAG
- a CDS encoding DegT/DnrJ/EryC1/StrS aminotransferase family protein produces MPRSKDQFLVFGSPAIKEAEMQEVMASMKTGWLGTGPKVMRFEQDFCTYKSSKHAIAVNSCTAALHLSMLAACLQPGDEVITTPLTFCATANAIIHAGGVPVLADVDPVTLNIDPVQVEAKITDRTKAIIPVHFAGRPCNMTALCELAQRYSLVLIEDCAHAIETEYQGRKAGTFGSFGCFSFYVTKNITTGEGGMILTQTQEDADRIKVLALHGMSQDAWKRFSDDGYNHYQVVEAGFKYNMMDIQAAIGIHQLQRVTPYWHRRQQIWQQYNQTLADLPLTLPAPPEPNTIHGYHLYTLLIDESQTGISRDQFLVAMHRQHIGTGVHYLSLPEHPYYQQRFGWQPQDYPHATRIGRQTVSIPLSAKLLDQDVEDVVAAVHQSLDASAIAA; encoded by the coding sequence ATGCCCCGTTCAAAAGACCAATTTTTGGTATTTGGTTCTCCCGCCATTAAAGAGGCAGAGATGCAAGAAGTCATGGCCAGCATGAAAACGGGTTGGTTAGGTACCGGCCCTAAGGTGATGCGGTTTGAACAAGATTTTTGCACCTATAAAAGTAGCAAACATGCGATCGCAGTCAACTCTTGCACCGCTGCCCTGCACCTCAGTATGTTGGCGGCCTGTCTTCAACCTGGCGATGAAGTGATCACCACACCGTTAACCTTCTGCGCCACGGCGAATGCCATTATCCATGCGGGGGGTGTCCCGGTCTTGGCAGATGTCGATCCGGTCACCCTGAATATCGATCCGGTTCAGGTCGAAGCCAAAATTACCGATCGAACCAAAGCCATTATTCCCGTCCATTTTGCCGGTCGTCCCTGCAATATGACTGCCCTCTGCGAGTTAGCCCAGCGATATAGCCTGGTACTGATTGAAGACTGTGCCCATGCCATCGAAACGGAATATCAGGGGCGCAAAGCTGGTACCTTTGGTAGCTTTGGCTGCTTTAGCTTCTATGTCACCAAAAACATCACCACGGGGGAAGGGGGCATGATTCTCACCCAAACCCAAGAAGATGCGGATCGAATTAAAGTGTTGGCCCTCCATGGCATGAGCCAAGATGCCTGGAAACGATTTAGTGATGATGGCTATAACCATTACCAAGTGGTAGAAGCAGGGTTTAAGTACAACATGATGGACATTCAGGCCGCCATCGGTATTCATCAGCTGCAGCGGGTGACTCCCTATTGGCATAGACGGCAGCAAATCTGGCAGCAGTACAATCAGACCCTTGCCGATCTGCCCCTGACCCTTCCCGCGCCTCCAGAGCCCAATACTATTCATGGGTATCACCTCTACACCCTCCTCATTGATGAAAGCCAGACGGGGATTAGCCGTGACCAGTTCTTGGTCGCCATGCATCGTCAACATATTGGCACTGGTGTTCACTATTTGAGTCTGCCGGAGCATCCCTACTATCAACAACGGTTTGGCTGGCAACCTCAGGATTATCCCCATGCCACCCGCATTGGTCGGCAAACCGTTAGCATTCCGTTGTCCGCTAAATTGCTAGACCAAGACGTTGAGGATGTTGTGGCAGCAGTCCATCAAAGTCTAGATGCCTCTGCCATCGCGGCCTGA
- a CDS encoding GNAT family N-acetyltransferase, whose protein sequence is MNLNIRLARPADMEQVLDIQQQAIQRLCSRDYSPAQVDAIVQSQHEWRGQQELIYMAQKDHYLVGFIAFSLCSTKILGIYVHPDHTRQGIATQLLQYFERRALAEQRPTIEVFSSLTAVALYQSQGYVSVQKTKIDALGVSVPCLFMKKSVTSSSLRFTLPPSQSSSPHGFKLEPEVLWAFVCIFLLLLLFL, encoded by the coding sequence ATGAATCTCAATATTCGGTTGGCTCGCCCTGCAGACATGGAGCAGGTTCTCGATATTCAGCAACAAGCGATCCAAAGGCTATGCAGCAGAGATTACAGCCCTGCCCAAGTAGATGCCATTGTCCAATCTCAACATGAATGGCGAGGCCAACAGGAGCTGATCTATATGGCACAGAAAGATCATTATCTGGTTGGTTTCATTGCCTTTAGCCTCTGTAGCACCAAAATTTTAGGGATTTATGTGCATCCAGATCACACTCGTCAAGGAATTGCCACGCAGTTACTGCAGTATTTTGAACGTCGAGCTCTGGCTGAACAGCGGCCGACTATTGAAGTCTTCTCTTCCCTAACCGCTGTCGCGCTCTATCAAAGCCAAGGCTATGTCTCAGTCCAAAAGACCAAGATTGATGCACTGGGCGTTTCGGTACCTTGTTTGTTTATGAAAAAATCCGTGACCTCATCCTCCCTTAGATTTACTCTTCCCCCTAGCCAATCCTCATCGCCTCATGGATTTAAACTTGAACCTGAGGTGCTATGGGCATTCGTCTGTATTTTTCTGTTGTTGTTGCTCTTTTTATAA
- a CDS encoding transposase, whose translation MNISQREQQIIRIQSQSSYASINKALEATLRLEANRVTQIAVESALDEEVQAYLSELQGTRPRRSGYYQRVLDTQYGRIAQLSVPKLRKGNADREWKILERYQRALGSLLEFCLGLYVMGLSLRDLQEALYEILGAVLSVNAINRITLKAQKQMLQSRQTRLEKTPFILIVDGVWASVQCASEDFWEDQAGHIRKLRRAEDRVILVAMAIWPDGTQTVLHYEMAVQESEAAWLLFFEHLRHRGLQTHLVKLIVSDGTTGLPKVIRALFPLAQHQRCITHKVRAMLRHLGYEQLPHLDAQGQELSHSEAKKLRYSQIKHDAYAIYKAPDWEEAIVTLLVFAQKWTDLEPDAVRTFIKDFALTLSFYDFDESLHSLIRTSNALERLFRKFRTKADEIGAFPNEESCLAIFFLVSRRDHAKHDRLKNRGE comes from the coding sequence ATGAACATTTCCCAACGTGAGCAGCAGATTATCCGTATCCAGTCTCAAAGTTCATATGCCTCTATTAACAAAGCTTTAGAAGCAACCCTGCGCCTTGAGGCTAACCGAGTTACCCAGATAGCAGTAGAGTCAGCACTAGACGAAGAAGTCCAAGCTTATCTATCAGAGCTTCAAGGGACTCGCCCTCGACGTTCAGGCTATTATCAGCGGGTTCTTGATACCCAGTACGGCAGGATTGCTCAACTATCTGTCCCGAAACTACGGAAAGGGAATGCAGACCGAGAGTGGAAGATTCTAGAGCGTTACCAACGAGCCCTCGGTAGCCTTCTAGAGTTTTGCCTGGGCTTGTATGTCATGGGTTTATCGCTTCGAGACTTGCAAGAAGCTCTCTATGAGATCCTGGGAGCAGTTTTATCCGTGAATGCCATTAACCGGATTACTCTCAAAGCTCAGAAGCAAATGCTCCAAAGTCGTCAAACTCGTCTTGAGAAAACCCCTTTTATTCTGATTGTTGATGGAGTGTGGGCGAGTGTTCAATGCGCCTCCGAAGACTTTTGGGAAGACCAAGCTGGACATATCCGGAAGCTACGTCGTGCGGAAGACCGAGTCATCTTAGTGGCCATGGCGATATGGCCAGATGGGACACAAACCGTTCTTCATTACGAAATGGCTGTCCAAGAATCTGAGGCAGCCTGGCTACTGTTCTTTGAGCACCTGCGGCACCGAGGATTGCAAACCCATTTGGTGAAGCTGATTGTCAGTGATGGCACCACTGGACTACCTAAGGTAATTCGCGCTCTGTTTCCCCTCGCACAACATCAACGATGCATTACCCACAAGGTTCGAGCGATGCTCCGGCATTTGGGCTATGAGCAATTGCCACACCTGGATGCTCAAGGACAAGAACTCTCCCACTCTGAAGCAAAGAAGCTGCGATATTCACAAATTAAACACGATGCCTATGCTATCTATAAAGCGCCAGACTGGGAAGAAGCGATTGTGACGTTGCTCGTGTTTGCACAGAAATGGACAGACCTTGAACCCGATGCTGTTAGAACCTTCATCAAAGATTTTGCCCTGACCTTGAGTTTCTATGATTTTGATGAATCCCTTCATTCGCTGATTCGTACTTCCAATGCGCTAGAAAGGCTGTTCCGGAAATTCCGAACCAAGGCTGACGAAATTGGTGCTTTCCCAAATGAGGAGAGCTGTTTAGCGATTTTCTTTCTCGTCTCTCGTAGGGATCATGCCAAGCATGATCGCCTCAAAAACCGTGGCGAATAA